The following coding sequences lie in one Synechococcus sp. PCC 7336 genomic window:
- a CDS encoding FecR domain-containing protein, whose product MHRFPAYAQTTQLVGSLAIATLLSTLAIPARADNPLPLTEATVDRVVNAVTVELQRQPIRPAKVSDLLVPEDKLATAAQALAQMIFNDASLIRVGQNSLFQFVPAERQLQLNDGEMVVVTPVGAGGATVVTPSAVAAVQGSLIALKSEEQQGDNVLEAFTFTSELQLYNREFQEIGRLQPGEFGLVRNGVLEEVRLFDRCSELASNPLLTGLHPEDLSIEQESEAAAATLRQERQIIEAQQICDPLLETIDPTQPEVPIAAGTGLLFALVGPFLAGGDSSGGESVIEITPSDMTTSNGTTSNGTTSNGTTSSDGKPPLLITPSTGIPEPTAVLGSLLALAIGAAMRYRRSSSKR is encoded by the coding sequence ATGCATCGGTTCCCTGCCTACGCCCAAACCACTCAACTTGTCGGCAGTCTCGCGATCGCCACTCTCCTCTCAACCCTTGCGATTCCGGCTCGGGCAGACAACCCTCTACCCCTGACAGAAGCCACCGTCGATCGCGTGGTCAACGCAGTCACAGTTGAATTGCAACGGCAGCCCATCCGGCCTGCCAAAGTGAGCGATTTGCTCGTTCCAGAAGACAAGCTGGCAACGGCAGCGCAGGCACTCGCCCAGATGATTTTTAACGATGCCTCTCTCATTCGAGTGGGGCAAAATTCTTTATTTCAGTTTGTGCCTGCCGAACGTCAACTTCAACTGAATGACGGGGAAATGGTGGTAGTCACACCTGTAGGGGCAGGTGGGGCCACAGTGGTAACACCTTCGGCAGTTGCTGCAGTGCAGGGCAGTTTGATCGCACTCAAAAGCGAGGAGCAGCAGGGGGACAATGTCCTGGAAGCGTTCACCTTCACCAGTGAGTTACAGCTCTACAATCGAGAGTTTCAGGAGATTGGGCGCTTGCAGCCCGGAGAATTCGGGCTGGTGCGCAATGGCGTTTTGGAAGAAGTGCGGCTCTTCGATCGCTGCAGCGAGTTAGCTTCAAATCCTTTATTGACAGGGCTTCACCCCGAGGACCTATCAATTGAACAGGAATCTGAAGCCGCCGCCGCAACCTTACGTCAAGAACGACAAATTATCGAGGCCCAACAGATCTGCGATCCTTTACTCGAAACTATCGATCCCACCCAACCCGAAGTCCCGATTGCTGCAGGCACTGGCCTTTTATTTGCTCTTGTGGGTCCTTTTTTAGCCGGTGGCGATAGCTCTGGCGGGGAGTCTGTCATTGAGATAACTCCTTCCGATATGACAACTTCTAATGGGACAACTTCTAATGGGACAACTTCTAATGGGACAACTTCTTCTGATGGGAAACCACCTCTTCTAATCACTCCATCCACAGGTATTCCCGAACCCACTGCCGTGTTGGGCAGCCTGCTGGCTCTGGCTATCGGTGCTGCCATGAGGTACAGGCGATCCTCCTCCAAACGCTAG
- a CDS encoding DUF2839 domain-containing protein, which yields MGEAKRRQEELGEKYGEPDLEPIWPGAPVNKGQMKQVYELTTRGAWIGIGGMAVYWVVVRIIGPVFGWWHISS from the coding sequence GTGGGAGAAGCCAAACGCCGCCAAGAGGAATTGGGCGAGAAATATGGCGAGCCCGATCTCGAACCCATTTGGCCCGGTGCCCCAGTGAATAAAGGGCAAATGAAACAGGTTTACGAGTTGACCACGCGCGGAGCCTGGATCGGGATTGGCGGCATGGCCGTCTACTGGGTGGTGGTGAGAATTATCGGCCCCGTCTTTGGGTGGTGGCATATTTCGTCTTAA
- a CDS encoding trypsin-like peptidase domain-containing protein has protein sequence MSCHWKLGIAAAALGLSGIWLDFSPPIEVDSRRNTTLSAMSALPSQSPKTSPETSVLASDRLPQLVAQKVGGSADDRPDAQDRGRLAIEGSTLLSNGSLGNGYRLSVRNGDRIALELDSEDFDTYLRVLDRNGAVVVENDDRSDFNFNSRVFETFEPGEYVVLVSTYGVLQQGQYTLSVTGADRLRAIDARDLPLAGNTDLQPLDIEAAIAEMASREAENSDLEARFRSIVQVYIGVNTGSGTLLTDKGLLLTNFHVLAESDNSTQPLDETIYIGLALRPDRPVTPLFRGTIKRMAPEEDLALVQITSDLLGNPLPANLQFNTIPLGDVDGVTLGEPITVLGFPGTTAIQAGGASYLTLTQGVVSAILSRDGKRYDFLSDVTVNAGNSGGATLNAKGELIAVPSGTVSETGRSPSDIDEASVLRAISTIPSEWFSLIDR, from the coding sequence GTGAGTTGTCATTGGAAGCTTGGGATAGCGGCGGCGGCACTGGGACTGAGCGGAATCTGGCTCGATTTCAGTCCTCCTATAGAGGTCGACAGCCGCCGCAATACAACCCTGTCAGCGATGTCAGCCTTGCCATCGCAATCTCCTAAGACATCACCCGAGACATCAGTGTTGGCGAGCGATCGCCTGCCGCAGCTGGTGGCGCAAAAAGTGGGGGGCAGCGCCGACGATCGCCCTGACGCCCAAGACCGAGGCAGGCTCGCGATCGAAGGCAGTACATTGTTGTCTAACGGCAGTTTGGGCAATGGCTATCGACTTTCGGTCAGGAATGGCGATCGCATCGCGCTCGAACTGGACTCGGAGGACTTCGATACCTATTTGCGCGTGTTGGATCGCAACGGCGCAGTCGTAGTCGAAAACGACGATCGCTCCGACTTTAATTTCAACTCCCGCGTTTTTGAAACCTTCGAGCCGGGAGAATACGTTGTCCTGGTTTCCACCTACGGCGTTTTGCAACAGGGTCAATACACCCTCTCGGTCACGGGTGCAGACAGGCTGCGGGCGATCGATGCCCGCGATTTGCCCCTGGCCGGCAATACCGATCTACAACCCCTCGATATTGAAGCGGCGATCGCCGAGATGGCTTCGAGGGAAGCGGAAAATTCTGACTTAGAAGCTCGTTTTCGCAGCATTGTGCAGGTCTACATCGGCGTCAATACGGGGTCGGGCACCCTCTTGACAGACAAAGGACTGTTGTTGACCAACTTTCACGTCTTAGCCGAGAGCGACAACTCGACCCAACCCTTGGACGAAACCATTTACATCGGTTTAGCCCTCCGCCCCGATCGCCCCGTTACCCCCTTGTTTCGCGGCACCATCAAACGAATGGCTCCCGAAGAGGATCTGGCATTGGTGCAAATTACCAGCGATCTGTTAGGCAATCCTCTCCCCGCCAATTTGCAATTCAATACGATTCCGTTAGGGGATGTGGACGGGGTTACCTTGGGGGAGCCGATTACTGTCTTGGGATTTCCTGGAACCACGGCCATTCAGGCGGGGGGAGCATCTTACCTAACGCTGACTCAGGGGGTGGTGAGCGCCATTTTGTCGAGGGATGGCAAGCGCTACGATTTTTTGTCGGATGTGACAGTGAATGCGGGCAATTCAGGCGGCGCGACCTTGAATGCGAAGGGGGAGCTGATTGCGGTACCTTCGGGAACGGTGTCGGAAACCGGTCGCAGTCCCAGCGATATTGACGAGGCTTCTGTATTGCGGGCAATCTCCACCATTCCCAGTGAATGGTTTTCCCTGATCGATCGCTAA
- a CDS encoding class I SAM-dependent methyltransferase, protein MGSTISTQLAQYLQPWDRCITRASGIAKYPIANPSPALLANRYYFSRPEWAREYFEACHRNETFEARWRAALGSWDGKVVVDIGCGPGNLYATLGGKPELPIGVDVSEKTLEMAQEMGYAPLLADAHDLPLKSGFADVVALNATLHHCDNMPRVLSEAARLVRPNGLLITDCDPQQSAWNFRGLGWWLWRLRLPVYRCIQRGGHRSIEQQRWCEASEVHHRPGYGVTPSLFHQVLRPLGFDVQVVPHNHTVGVQALKGDCGRAASKYRWAQRLSGIDPDSVEAALSLMCIAKKR, encoded by the coding sequence ATGGGTAGCACCATCTCTACGCAATTAGCTCAATATTTGCAACCGTGGGATCGATGCATCACTCGCGCAAGTGGGATCGCAAAATACCCGATCGCCAACCCCAGCCCCGCCTTGCTGGCCAATCGCTATTATTTTAGCCGCCCGGAATGGGCGAGAGAATATTTTGAGGCGTGCCACCGCAACGAGACATTTGAAGCCCGTTGGAGGGCAGCCCTCGGCAGTTGGGATGGCAAGGTGGTGGTAGATATTGGCTGCGGTCCGGGCAATCTGTACGCCACCCTCGGAGGGAAACCCGAGCTGCCGATCGGGGTTGATGTCTCAGAGAAAACTTTGGAGATGGCGCAGGAGATGGGATACGCGCCCCTGCTGGCAGATGCCCACGATCTTCCCCTCAAGTCTGGCTTTGCAGATGTTGTCGCCTTAAATGCAACCTTGCACCATTGCGATAACATGCCTCGGGTCTTAAGTGAGGCCGCCCGTTTAGTTCGCCCGAACGGCCTGCTGATTACCGATTGCGATCCTCAACAGTCAGCTTGGAACTTTCGAGGTCTGGGATGGTGGTTGTGGCGGTTGAGGTTGCCCGTGTATCGCTGCATTCAGCGGGGCGGGCATCGATCGATCGAGCAACAAAGATGGTGCGAAGCCTCGGAAGTTCACCACAGGCCGGGATATGGCGTCACGCCGAGCTTATTCCATCAGGTTTTAAGGCCGTTAGGGTTTGACGTCCAGGTTGTACCCCACAACCATACCGTTGGCGTACAGGCGTTAAAGGGAGACTGCGGTCGGGCGGCCAGCAAATATCGCTGGGCTCAACGACTCTCCGGGATCGACCCCGATTCTGTGGAGGCAGCCCTGTCATTAATGTGCATTGCCAAAAAGCGCTAA
- a CDS encoding tetratricopeptide repeat protein → MRAWGLAVLAGLAVAAPAAAQVPEGPICQVDREFGLRCQPLRRPSRLQERSTYSATLSSDRDRLLDIGRQRFDAGDIQGAIAFYTQAIDRDSRSAEAFALRATAYLSSDNPQQAVRDYSQAIAVGTGDPLTDAANYVGRSFAHSRLGQAREAIADATQAISLHPSFAAAYALRGNARISLQDSSGACADWQQAAHLYWQRQEFDRYSGTLTQIRSVPCR, encoded by the coding sequence GTGCGAGCTTGGGGTTTAGCAGTTCTGGCAGGGTTAGCGGTGGCCGCCCCAGCGGCGGCACAGGTGCCGGAAGGACCCATCTGCCAGGTGGACCGAGAATTTGGCTTGCGCTGCCAGCCCCTGCGCCGCCCTTCGCGCTTGCAGGAAAGGTCCACCTACTCTGCCACCCTCTCCAGCGATCGCGATCGCTTGCTAGACATCGGTCGCCAGCGGTTCGACGCGGGGGACATACAGGGAGCCATTGCTTTTTACACGCAGGCGATCGACCGCGACAGCCGCTCTGCTGAAGCCTTTGCCCTTCGCGCCACAGCCTATCTCTCTAGCGACAATCCCCAACAGGCCGTCAGAGATTACAGTCAGGCGATCGCAGTGGGTACGGGCGATCCCTTGACCGATGCGGCTAACTACGTCGGGCGCAGTTTTGCCCACAGTCGCTTGGGCCAAGCCCGAGAGGCGATCGCCGATGCCACTCAAGCCATCTCCCTCCATCCCTCCTTTGCCGCAGCCTACGCATTGCGAGGCAATGCTCGCATATCCTTGCAAGATTCCAGTGGTGCTTGCGCCGACTGGCAGCAAGCCGCACATTTGTACTGGCAAAGGCAGGAATTCGACCGCTACTCCGGCACATTGACACAAATCCGCTCAGTCCCCTGTCGGTAG
- the cpdA gene encoding 3',5'-cyclic-AMP phosphodiesterase — protein MSTHSLYAIQITDTHLFARPQMQLLGVDTSQTLQGVLEAIAQLQPPPDLLLATGDLSQDGSPESYQRLRQALAALSIDTYWLPGNHDSLPAMEAVLGAPRWEAGERLGESDRLLADKTFGRGNWRFILLNSAVPKQAGGHLAVEQLERLEQQLSAACHQDRHVLICLHHPPFLIESKWLDTSTLANPTELFAVLDRFDCVRAVLFGHVHQAWNYTRRGVKYLACPSTCVQFQPRSDRFSLEAIAPGVRQLWFYPDGRFESKVLRVEVAAATPDALATGY, from the coding sequence ATGTCTACCCACAGCCTCTACGCCATCCAAATCACAGACACCCACCTGTTTGCGCGGCCCCAAATGCAACTGTTGGGGGTCGATACCTCCCAGACGTTGCAGGGGGTGCTGGAGGCGATCGCCCAACTCCAACCGCCCCCCGATCTGCTCTTAGCAACCGGCGACCTATCGCAAGACGGCAGCCCCGAGTCCTACCAACGACTCCGCCAAGCCCTTGCCGCTTTGTCCATCGATACCTACTGGCTTCCCGGCAATCACGATTCGCTGCCTGCCATGGAAGCCGTTTTGGGAGCACCCCGCTGGGAAGCGGGAGAAAGACTGGGAGAAAGCGATCGCCTCTTGGCCGACAAAACCTTTGGGCGGGGCAACTGGCGCTTTATTCTGCTCAACTCGGCAGTACCCAAACAGGCGGGAGGTCATCTCGCTGTCGAGCAATTAGAGCGGCTGGAGCAGCAGTTGAGCGCGGCCTGCCATCAGGACCGGCACGTGCTGATTTGCTTGCACCATCCCCCCTTTTTAATAGAGTCGAAATGGCTAGATACCTCCACTCTGGCGAATCCAACCGAGCTGTTTGCCGTGCTGGATCGATTTGACTGCGTGCGTGCGGTCTTGTTCGGCCACGTCCATCAAGCCTGGAACTATACCCGGCGGGGGGTGAAATATCTGGCCTGTCCCTCCACTTGCGTTCAGTTTCAACCCCGTAGCGATCGCTTTTCGCTAGAGGCGATCGCCCCCGGAGTGCGCCAACTGTGGTTCTATCCCGACGGTCGCTTCGAGTCGAAGGTGCTGCGGGTGGAAGTGGCTGCCGCGACTCCCGACGCCCTCGCCACTGGATATTAA
- a CDS encoding class I SAM-dependent methyltransferase, producing the protein MTVAVDSPPAKRTPLVRLVNGLLAIQPLYNWARQQARDRMIRRAESMGVAWRDRTAQLKAQIGPQALGTGTHLSPEWASLWQRIRNPNLAYPNYYQSPFHAYPAGNLSWDAATEVEVAAYAVHAGIWPDAGVEGDARMRAAYHDIVAAQLPTPPVDVLDLGCSVGMSTFALQDRFPTAAMTGLDLSPYFLAVAQQRADRQQRQVRWHHAAAEATGLPDNSYDLVSLCLVCHELPSTASRAVFAEAHRLLRPGGHLALMDMNPDSEVHRNMPAFVLTLLKSTEPFLDDYFSFDIASAIAEAGFETPHQEASSPRHRTLVARCLK; encoded by the coding sequence ATGACTGTCGCCGTTGATTCCCCCCCTGCCAAAAGAACCCCGCTCGTCCGTCTGGTAAACGGTTTATTGGCGATTCAGCCTCTCTACAACTGGGCAAGGCAACAGGCCCGCGATCGGATGATTCGTCGAGCCGAGTCGATGGGGGTGGCGTGGCGCGATCGCACCGCCCAACTCAAAGCCCAAATTGGTCCCCAAGCCCTCGGCACGGGCACCCACTTATCCCCCGAATGGGCCAGTCTCTGGCAGCGCATCCGCAACCCCAACCTGGCCTACCCCAACTATTACCAGTCCCCCTTCCACGCCTATCCTGCAGGCAACCTCAGTTGGGACGCCGCCACAGAGGTAGAGGTGGCAGCCTATGCCGTTCACGCCGGGATTTGGCCCGATGCGGGCGTGGAGGGCGATGCCCGCATGAGGGCCGCCTATCACGATATTGTGGCCGCCCAGTTACCGACTCCCCCGGTCGATGTGCTGGATTTGGGCTGCAGCGTCGGCATGAGTACATTTGCTCTGCAAGATCGCTTCCCTACAGCCGCTATGACTGGCCTGGATTTGTCCCCCTATTTCTTGGCGGTGGCCCAGCAGCGGGCCGATCGGCAACAGCGTCAGGTGCGCTGGCATCACGCGGCAGCCGAGGCCACCGGTTTACCCGACAATTCCTACGATCTCGTCTCCCTCTGCTTGGTGTGTCACGAGTTGCCCAGCACGGCCTCGCGGGCAGTGTTTGCCGAAGCCCACCGCCTACTGCGCCCTGGCGGCCACTTGGCCCTAATGGATATGAACCCCGACAGCGAGGTGCATCGCAATATGCCCGCGTTTGTCTTGACATTGCTCAAGAGTACCGAGCCCTTTTTAGACGATTACTTTAGTTTCGATATTGCTTCGGCGATCGCCGAGGCCGGTTTTGAGACTCCCCATCAAGAGGCGAGTAGCCCCCGCCATCGCACGCTCGTGGCCCGCTGCCTCAAATGA
- the lysS gene encoding lysine--tRNA ligase, which yields MDALKAARIEKVHQLRSQGIEPYAYQFDRTHMARDLQDKYADLAAGEEVGDRVSIAGRIMLRRVFGKLAFFTLQDDSGTIQLYLDKQRIGAGMGEGAFNTLKKMTDAGDWLGVSGTIKRTDKGELSVAVDEYQILSKSLLPLPDKWHGLKDVEKRYRQRYIDMMVNPEVRETFRQRAIVVRTIRHTLEDRGFLEIETPVLQSEAGGAEARPFSTHHNALGLDLFLRIATELHLKRLVVGGFEKVFELGRIFRNEGISTRHNPEFTSVEVYQAYGDYRDMMALTETIIVNCARAVLGTTTLTYQDEAIDLTPPWRRVTMHDLVQEKTGIDFEQFAGKPADEALAAAKTAVAGLNLKGMEDCDSLGLLLVKTFEDCCEADLRQPTFVLDYPVENSPLARVHRSKPGLVERFELFIVGRETANGYSELNDPLDQRARLEAQAALKAAGNEEAHFLDEDFVTAIEHGLPPTMGLGIGIDRLCMLLTDSASIRDVIAFPLLRPE from the coding sequence ATCGATGCTCTCAAAGCCGCGCGCATCGAGAAAGTGCATCAATTGCGATCGCAGGGAATCGAACCCTATGCCTACCAGTTCGATCGCACCCACATGGCCCGAGATCTGCAAGACAAATATGCCGATCTGGCGGCTGGGGAAGAAGTCGGCGATCGCGTTTCGATCGCCGGTCGCATCATGTTGCGGCGCGTCTTTGGCAAACTGGCCTTTTTCACCCTGCAAGATGATTCCGGTACCATTCAGCTCTATCTAGATAAGCAGCGGATTGGTGCGGGCATGGGGGAAGGGGCCTTCAACACCCTGAAAAAAATGACCGACGCAGGCGACTGGTTGGGAGTTTCGGGAACCATCAAACGCACCGATAAAGGGGAATTGTCGGTGGCAGTGGACGAATACCAAATCCTGAGTAAGTCGCTGCTGCCACTCCCCGACAAGTGGCACGGGCTCAAAGATGTGGAAAAGCGCTATCGCCAACGCTACATCGACATGATGGTCAATCCAGAGGTGCGCGAAACCTTTCGGCAGCGGGCGATCGTCGTGCGTACGATTCGCCATACCCTCGAAGATCGCGGCTTTTTAGAAATTGAAACCCCCGTCTTGCAGTCGGAAGCGGGGGGGGCCGAAGCGCGTCCGTTTAGCACCCACCATAACGCCCTCGGTCTCGATCTATTCCTGCGCATTGCCACCGAACTCCATCTCAAGCGTCTCGTTGTGGGCGGTTTCGAAAAGGTGTTCGAATTGGGCCGTATCTTCCGCAACGAAGGCATCTCCACCCGCCACAACCCCGAGTTCACTTCTGTCGAGGTGTATCAAGCCTACGGCGACTATCGCGACATGATGGCCCTGACCGAGACGATAATTGTCAACTGCGCCCGAGCGGTATTGGGTACCACAACGTTGACCTATCAGGACGAGGCGATCGATCTGACCCCCCCTTGGCGTCGGGTGACGATGCACGACTTAGTGCAAGAGAAGACGGGGATTGATTTCGAGCAATTTGCCGGTAAACCGGCAGATGAGGCGCTCGCGGCAGCAAAGACAGCAGTCGCCGGTTTGAATCTGAAGGGCATGGAGGACTGTGACAGTTTGGGACTGCTGTTAGTCAAGACCTTTGAGGATTGCTGCGAAGCGGATCTGCGCCAGCCCACGTTCGTGCTGGATTATCCGGTGGAAAACTCGCCGCTGGCTCGGGTGCATCGCTCTAAGCCCGGATTGGTGGAGCGGTTCGAGCTCTTCATTGTCGGTCGCGAAACGGCAAATGGCTATTCGGAGTTGAACGATCCGCTCGATCAGCGCGCTCGCCTAGAAGCTCAGGCGGCCCTCAAAGCTGCTGGCAACGAAGAAGCGCACTTTTTAGATGAGGACTTTGTCACGGCGATCGAACACGGCCTCCCCCCCACAATGGGTCTGGGGATTGGCATCGATCGCCTTTGCATGCTGCTGACCGACTCCGCTAGCATCCGCGATGTTATCGCTTTCCCCCTCTTGCGCCCCGAGTAA
- a CDS encoding HNH endonuclease, whose amino-acid sequence MARTKLSASVRQRVRQRAHYLCEYCHASEQWQYIRFTIDHVLPLSAGGDDTLDNLALACFHCNRRKSNQLTGIDLLTGKSTSLFHPRQMQWSDHFIWSADGLSIVGLTPTGRATVAVLVLNRQRTIAIRAADRQLDRHPPEGDPIQPS is encoded by the coding sequence GTGGCTCGCACCAAGCTTTCCGCATCCGTCCGGCAGAGAGTCCGACAGCGAGCCCATTACTTGTGTGAATACTGTCATGCTAGCGAGCAATGGCAGTACATCCGTTTTACGATAGACCATGTCCTACCTCTATCTGCTGGAGGCGACGATACTCTCGACAACTTGGCTCTAGCTTGTTTTCACTGCAATCGCAGAAAGTCAAACCAATTGACGGGGATCGATCTGCTGACAGGGAAAAGCACCTCTCTCTTCCATCCGAGACAAATGCAATGGAGCGACCACTTCATTTGGTCGGCAGACGGTCTGTCGATTGTGGGTCTCACCCCAACTGGGCGGGCAACTGTGGCAGTCTTGGTCTTAAATCGGCAAAGGACGATCGCAATTCGCGCAGCCGATCGTCAGCTCGATCGGCATCCTCCCGAAGGCGATCCCATTCAACCGTCTTAA